In a genomic window of Cytobacillus sp. FSL H8-0458:
- a CDS encoding class I SAM-dependent DNA methyltransferase gives MGREFVELFDHWAESYDETVAGKDLEYQEVFMNYEQILHKVADLVHGNIVEFGTGTGNLTQMLLEKGYSVVGVEPSAAMRKIASKKMPHLTILDGDFLSFQLNGPIDAFVSTYAFHHLEDSEKANAISKYSALLTTGGKVVFADTVFRSKDEREIYIQEAKNKHYLSLAQDLETEYYSTIPILESMFHSNGFSVEFKQLNRYVWLIDAEKL, from the coding sequence ATGGGACGTGAATTTGTAGAGTTGTTTGACCATTGGGCAGAATCCTATGATGAGACTGTGGCCGGTAAAGACCTTGAATATCAGGAGGTGTTTATGAATTATGAACAGATTCTTCATAAAGTAGCCGATCTTGTTCATGGGAATATAGTGGAATTCGGTACAGGTACAGGCAACTTAACTCAAATGCTTCTGGAGAAAGGCTATTCAGTAGTCGGAGTTGAACCTTCTGCTGCCATGAGGAAAATAGCAAGTAAAAAAATGCCTCATCTCACAATATTGGATGGTGACTTCTTAAGCTTTCAATTGAATGGCCCTATAGATGCTTTCGTCAGCACCTACGCATTCCATCATTTAGAAGACAGCGAAAAAGCCAATGCCATCTCTAAATACAGCGCCCTCCTTACAACTGGCGGAAAAGTTGTTTTTGCCGATACTGTCTTTCGCAGCAAGGACGAAAGAGAGATTTATATCCAGGAAGCTAAAAACAAACATTATCTCAGCCTGGCCCAAGACCTGGAAACAGAATACTATTCAACCATCCCCATTTTAGAAAGCATGTTTCATTCCAATGGATTCTCTGTTGAGTTTAAGCAGCTAAATCGATATGTGTGGCTGATAGATGCAGAGAAACTTTAG